The following proteins are encoded in a genomic region of Tigriopus californicus strain San Diego chromosome 6, Tcal_SD_v2.1, whole genome shotgun sequence:
- the LOC131881611 gene encoding elongator complex protein 4-like, which yields MASTTSFQKKGGSKFPTIPGTRPSSYNLQLLTSSGIPSLDALFEGGWPLGSVILIQNDPDSGANLTNYTRLLLKYFLAEGVVQRHALFYGGSEGPGPSHPFSLLPQKVNANPPKSAQGQNSADDQLQIAWRYQNQGPKSSQIEPVEVKHHFNLNKLMDPTDLEQVPRHSWDGDYMNIGDNYFHNLLDQIRTILQTETFSTHPSSHPKNLLRIGISDLDSPWWASDDEDRSGLTAFLMALRSLMRQYLGVCVLTAQINLDMDDRAWQNVYECVDGVIKLSPFSEVTRQDPMFKDHHGFLEILKIPGFNVLRPSQANLGKFLFRSQRTRFNVDRIHLPPALDQDPPKPKPLGHGDIDF from the coding sequence ATGGCCAGCACCACCAGTTTCCAGAAGAAGGGCGGTTCCAAGTTCCCAACCATCCCTGGGACCCGCCCTTCGTCTTACAACCTCCAGCTGCTCACCTCCAGTGGGATTCCCAGTCTAGATGCCCTGTTCGAAGGGGGTTGGCCCTTGGGCTCGGTCATCCTCATACAGAACGACCCTGACTCCGGAGCCAATCTGACCAACTACACCCGCCTACTACTCAAATATTTCCTGGCTGAGGGCGTAGTCCAACGACATGCCCTGTTCTATGGCGGGAGTGAAGGCCCTGGTCCCTCCCACCCTTTCTCACTTTTGCCCCAAAAAGTGAATGCCAATCCACCCAAGAGCGCTCAAGGTCAGAATTCGGCCGATGACCAGCTCCAAATCGCTTGGCGATATCAGAATCAAGGGCCCAAATCTTCCCAGATTGAACCCGTTGAGGTCAAGCATCACTTCAATCTCAATAAGCTCATGGATCCGACGGATCTGGAGCAAGTTCCACGACATTCCTGGGACGGAGATTACATGAACATCGGGGATAATTATTTCCATAATTTACTAGACCAAATCCGGACTATTCTCCAAACCGAAACTTTCTCCACTCATCCATCTAGTCACCCCAAAAACTTGCTCCGGATTGGCATATCCGACTTAGATTCGCCGTGGTGGGCATCGGATGATGAAGACCGAAGCGGGTTAACCGCATTTTTGATGGCTCTCAGGTCATTGATGCGGCAGTATTTAGGGGTTTGTGTGCTCACGGCTCAAATTAATCTGGATATGGATGATCGAGCGTGGCAGAATGTGTATGAATGTGTGGATGGTGTGATCAAATTAAGTCCCTTTAGTGAGGTCACCCGCCAGGATCCCATGTTCAAGGACCATCATGGATTCTTGGAGATCCTCAAAATACCGGGTTTTAACGTGTTACGACCATCCCAAGCGAATCTGGGCAAATTTCTATTTCGATCCCAACGAACCCGGTTCAATGTGGATCGGATCCATTTACCGCCCGCCCTCGACCAGGATCCGCCCAAGCCTAAACCATTGGGTCATGGTGATATTGACTTTTGA